In the Longimicrobiales bacterium genome, one interval contains:
- a CDS encoding 4Fe-4S binding protein gives MNRVLSPVFAVLLLALALCPSHSSAQRLRDIDPTLLQAVMPQAERFSDRAGEPLVMQAFRTDPATGQEVLIGYAFHTSDLPPEQIGYSGPIEAVVGMDLTGHITGVRVTYYWESIQSSMGDFLRARGFQEHFAGKHIGDAFKPYQDVEGISRATISVRALARGVRDAARRVAIAHLSTEVVSNPDDGDGQLSWLEMRQLGMVETFLIQDAMGAAEINLVHIESEPFGEYLVGETAMNSARRALASRGDDDHLLIYGVDGARLRLFEREGWSVVQGADTIELSEGEVRPFGLAAAGLLDGQVVISGAMIIDGSVDVSKPFTIIYDHEAFEEPVEVEFLTGTAQLALEEATLVEAAEAAAEAPEAQEDVAEVAADEAAPDVPPVTVAEVPVEDVVPAVAAPVLIDDVPAVPAAPVLDFTVVQEETVLERTLLDISWPRLIGMVITILLAMAAFFSKRMLLRGASLTVTLVYLGFVDGGFLSVSHITAAIWRGPSVFLSDIPLLIIVSFTLLTTLFWGRVFCGYLCPFGALQDLLDRIVPKRFQIAVPKRIHRPGLYLKYGILAVILVPAIAGSRVSLYQYFEPFATIFFGSPSRILWLIAGLILAASAVIPRFYCRYACPLGAALAVGSLISLKRIARVPQCGHCNVCEQKCPTGAIEKSTVDFKECVRCNVCEIKLIEKAGVCRHEMSDVNERLIQIQTESTQEAGDVV, from the coding sequence ATGAATCGTGTCCTCTCGCCCGTTTTCGCGGTGCTCCTGCTCGCATTGGCTCTGTGCCCCAGTCATAGCTCGGCACAACGTCTCCGCGATATCGATCCGACTCTGCTGCAGGCGGTGATGCCACAGGCGGAGCGATTCTCGGACCGCGCCGGTGAGCCTCTTGTCATGCAGGCGTTTCGGACCGATCCGGCTACCGGCCAGGAAGTCTTGATCGGGTATGCGTTCCATACGTCGGATCTTCCTCCCGAACAGATCGGGTACAGCGGCCCGATCGAGGCGGTCGTGGGGATGGACCTCACAGGTCACATCACCGGCGTCCGGGTCACGTATTATTGGGAGTCGATCCAAAGCAGCATGGGTGACTTCTTGCGCGCGCGTGGCTTCCAGGAGCACTTCGCGGGAAAACACATCGGGGACGCCTTCAAGCCTTACCAGGACGTTGAAGGCATATCACGGGCCACCATCAGCGTTCGGGCGCTCGCGCGCGGGGTTCGCGACGCCGCACGCCGGGTTGCCATCGCCCACCTCTCCACAGAGGTCGTCTCGAATCCAGACGATGGCGACGGGCAGCTGAGCTGGCTCGAAATGCGGCAGCTGGGCATGGTCGAGACCTTCCTGATTCAGGACGCTATGGGTGCGGCGGAGATCAATTTGGTTCACATCGAGAGTGAGCCATTTGGCGAGTATCTCGTGGGTGAGACCGCCATGAACAGTGCGCGCAGAGCGCTCGCATCCAGGGGTGACGACGATCATCTCCTGATCTACGGCGTCGATGGGGCTCGGCTGCGCCTCTTCGAACGAGAGGGTTGGTCGGTGGTTCAGGGGGCGGACACGATCGAGCTGAGTGAGGGAGAGGTAAGGCCCTTCGGCCTTGCCGCGGCCGGCCTGCTCGACGGTCAGGTTGTCATCAGCGGCGCCATGATCATCGATGGTTCGGTGGATGTGTCGAAGCCTTTCACGATCATCTATGACCACGAGGCATTCGAGGAGCCTGTCGAGGTCGAATTCCTGACTGGCACTGCGCAACTCGCTCTGGAAGAGGCCACGCTCGTGGAAGCCGCGGAGGCGGCGGCGGAGGCCCCTGAGGCCCAGGAAGACGTGGCGGAGGTTGCTGCGGATGAGGCCGCTCCGGACGTGCCACCGGTGACGGTTGCGGAGGTGCCAGTGGAAGACGTGGTGCCGGCCGTAGCAGCGCCTGTGTTGATTGACGATGTCCCAGCGGTCCCCGCCGCTCCCGTCCTCGACTTCACCGTCGTACAAGAAGAGACCGTCCTCGAACGGACCTTGTTAGACATCTCTTGGCCGCGCCTCATCGGCATGGTGATCACGATCCTTCTCGCCATGGCCGCGTTCTTTTCGAAGCGAATGCTGCTTCGTGGAGCCTCGCTCACCGTGACGTTGGTCTACCTCGGCTTCGTCGACGGTGGGTTCCTCTCGGTGTCGCACATCACCGCAGCCATCTGGAGGGGCCCGTCTGTCTTCCTGAGCGACATCCCGCTCCTGATCATCGTGTCGTTCACGCTCCTGACGACCCTGTTCTGGGGACGTGTCTTCTGCGGGTACCTATGCCCATTTGGGGCGCTTCAGGACCTCCTGGACCGGATTGTCCCCAAGCGATTCCAGATTGCCGTCCCGAAGCGAATTCACCGCCCAGGTCTCTACCTGAAGTATGGAATCTTGGCCGTGATTCTGGTTCCGGCCATCGCGGGAAGCCGAGTCAGTCTCTACCAGTACTTCGAGCCATTTGCCACGATCTTCTTCGGGTCACCGTCTAGAATTCTGTGGCTGATCGCCGGTCTGATTCTGGCCGCCTCTGCAGTGATCCCGCGCTTCTACTGCCGGTACGCCTGTCCGTTGGGTGCAGCCCTTGCCGTCGGGTCACTCATCTCGTTGAAGCGCATCGCACGCGTGCCGCAATGCGGTCACTGCAACGTGTGCGAACAGAAGTGCCCGACCGGGGCGATCGAAAAAAGCACGGTCGACTTCAAGGAATGTGTTCGCTGCAATGTCTGCGAGATCAAACTGATCGAAAAGGCTGGCGTGTGTCGTCACGAGATGAGCGACGTCAACGAGCGTCTCATTCAGATTCAGACCGAGTCTACGCAGGAGGCTGGCGATGTCGTTTGA
- a CDS encoding M48 family metalloprotease, with product MPPPGPANGAREEKTEREKAKITAGDGVSLGEERAVRCAPTASCLDAATGRRNAFALPDGLTYVTRGILAQFESEAELVGVLGR from the coding sequence GTGCCACCCCCCGGCCCCGCAAACGGTGCGAGGGAAGAGAAAACGGAACGAGAAAAGGCGAAAATCACTGCGGGTGATGGAGTATCTTTGGGCGAAGAGCGCGCCGTTCGATGCGCTCCCACAGCCTCGTGCTTGGATGCCGCAACGGGACGCCGTAACGCGTTCGCGCTGCCTGACGGCTTGACCTACGTGACCCGGGGCATCTTGGCACAGTTCGAGTCGGAAGCCGAGTTGGTGGGCGTGCTCGGCCGATGA
- a CDS encoding serine hydrolase, with product MKRILFAIIAVLLLAPSDASAQRGGFDYWGPQREMVQRGVQAILQCNGLFTSNRTLEQVFDQELAYVNRDVGTPEAGDFEVDWDRKAVAIGTEDGVPVMRAAFRDGIGCVIMPPDQTWEDIDGLPIHPMPPMAGDASQIAWPDGDLIGGATSATGVDWEALMGASDWAFDRESPEQVTLSLMVVHKGQIVHERYAPGVDMTTRTRTWSTAKSIAVTLVGMLVDEGKMSLDDPIGLEWLPQQQAPEGDPRNQITLRHLLNMSSGLETVDNGGMEYATGSGLSYWAGMSSVEGALSRAAIREPGTSWDYENYDTLLGVLAMKLAIGDDEEYLTFPRRRLLDKLGMRNTLLSTDRFGDFILSSQVYTNARDLARFGLLYLNGGVWNGERLISEDWIDFTRTPAPATVDRGQQYGGQWWLVPNDRTDVPANAYSTAGNRGQFTIVVPTHDLVIVRRGLDYGRQGFNRWDLTREVLKAFRPATDER from the coding sequence ATGAAACGAATCCTATTCGCGATCATCGCAGTCCTCCTTCTCGCTCCGTCTGACGCTTCGGCCCAGAGGGGCGGTTTCGACTACTGGGGACCCCAACGTGAGATGGTGCAGCGAGGGGTCCAAGCGATCCTGCAGTGCAACGGTCTCTTTACGTCGAACCGGACGCTCGAACAGGTCTTCGACCAGGAACTCGCCTACGTGAATCGGGATGTTGGCACGCCAGAGGCGGGTGACTTCGAGGTGGACTGGGATCGCAAAGCGGTAGCCATCGGGACTGAAGATGGTGTCCCCGTCATGAGAGCTGCGTTCAGGGACGGGATTGGGTGCGTGATCATGCCCCCGGACCAGACTTGGGAAGACATCGACGGTCTGCCGATCCATCCCATGCCGCCCATGGCCGGCGACGCTTCGCAGATTGCTTGGCCGGACGGTGACCTCATCGGGGGCGCGACGAGCGCCACAGGCGTGGATTGGGAGGCCCTCATGGGCGCGTCTGATTGGGCTTTCGACCGGGAATCACCCGAGCAGGTAACGCTCAGCCTCATGGTCGTGCATAAGGGACAGATCGTGCACGAGCGGTATGCGCCGGGCGTAGACATGACGACCCGCACCCGCACGTGGTCGACGGCTAAGAGCATTGCAGTGACTCTGGTGGGGATGTTGGTGGACGAGGGGAAGATGTCCTTGGACGATCCCATTGGGCTGGAGTGGCTCCCTCAGCAGCAAGCTCCTGAAGGAGATCCGAGGAACCAGATCACGCTTCGGCACCTGCTCAACATGTCGAGCGGTCTCGAGACCGTGGACAACGGGGGCATGGAGTACGCGACCGGTTCAGGGCTGTCGTACTGGGCAGGTATGAGTTCGGTGGAGGGTGCCCTGTCCCGTGCGGCCATCCGTGAGCCCGGCACGAGCTGGGATTACGAGAACTACGATACGCTCCTCGGCGTGCTCGCGATGAAGCTCGCGATTGGGGACGACGAAGAGTATCTGACTTTCCCGCGTCGCCGGTTGCTGGACAAGCTCGGCATGCGTAACACGCTCCTGAGCACGGACCGCTTCGGCGACTTCATTCTCAGCAGTCAGGTCTACACGAACGCACGAGACCTTGCGCGCTTTGGCCTCTTATACCTGAACGGTGGCGTGTGGAATGGGGAGCGTTTGATCTCCGAAGATTGGATCGACTTCACGCGGACCCCGGCCCCTGCCACAGTAGATCGCGGGCAGCAGTATGGTGGGCAGTGGTGGTTGGTCCCCAACGACCGGACGGACGTCCCGGCGAACGCGTATTCAACCGCTGGAAACCGGGGTCAGTTCACCATCGTTGTGCCCACGCACGACCTCGTGATTGTCCGCCGCGGCTTGGATTACGGACGGCAGGGATTCAACCGTTGGGACTTGACGCGCGAGGTCTTGAAGGCGTTCCGTCCGGCGACGGACGAGCGCTGA
- a CDS encoding M20/M25/M40 family metallo-hydrolase, translating to MKARLSLSGLLTIALVTPLMGQSLSDVERRIASEVDAAAEEAIALLERTVNLNSGSMNFDGVREIGVLFREEFDRLGFETEWIDGASFERAGHLVARREGSGPKLLLIGHLDTVFEPTSPFQSFVRDGDRATGPGVVDMKGGNVVIVHALKALQVSGQLDRMSITIVMTGDEERSGRPLDLARADLIAAAEWADIAIAFENGDGNPATAVVARRGSTGWRLEVGGNPAHSSQIFQPEVGAGAIYEASRILTAFYDRLAGQPLLTFNPGVILGGTDVEYDAFTSGGSAFGKSNVVAEGVVVTGDLRTITLDQLEEARATMRVATTENLPSTSASITFSDGYPPLAPTDGNHALLARFSQVSQDLSMGEVAAVDPRNAGAADVSFTAGLVDMALDGLGPGGGNAHTVEEWIDLPTLAIQTKRAAVLMHRLTLRPGA from the coding sequence ATGAAAGCCCGACTCTCTCTTTCCGGTCTGCTGACGATCGCGCTCGTCACTCCCTTGATGGGGCAGAGCCTCTCTGACGTCGAACGGCGTATCGCGTCTGAGGTAGACGCGGCTGCCGAAGAGGCCATCGCGTTGCTCGAACGAACCGTGAACCTCAACAGTGGCTCCATGAACTTCGACGGTGTGCGCGAAATCGGCGTGCTCTTCCGGGAGGAGTTCGACCGGTTAGGCTTCGAAACTGAGTGGATCGACGGCGCATCGTTTGAGCGAGCGGGACACTTGGTCGCGCGACGGGAGGGATCAGGTCCGAAGCTTCTTCTGATTGGACATTTGGACACGGTCTTCGAGCCGACCAGCCCGTTCCAGAGCTTCGTGCGCGATGGTGACCGCGCCACCGGACCGGGCGTGGTCGACATGAAAGGCGGCAACGTCGTGATCGTTCATGCGCTCAAAGCTCTTCAGGTCAGCGGACAGTTGGACCGGATGAGCATCACCATCGTGATGACCGGCGACGAAGAGCGCAGCGGCCGACCGCTCGACCTCGCCCGCGCAGACTTGATCGCCGCGGCCGAGTGGGCCGACATCGCGATTGCGTTCGAAAACGGCGACGGCAATCCTGCGACGGCGGTCGTGGCCCGCCGGGGATCGACCGGGTGGAGGCTCGAGGTTGGAGGCAACCCCGCGCATTCTTCTCAAATCTTCCAGCCCGAAGTGGGCGCCGGAGCGATCTACGAGGCGTCTCGGATCCTCACCGCCTTTTATGACCGACTCGCCGGGCAGCCGCTGCTCACATTCAACCCAGGCGTCATCCTAGGCGGGACCGATGTGGAATACGATGCGTTCACGTCAGGCGGCTCCGCCTTCGGGAAGAGCAACGTGGTCGCCGAAGGCGTGGTGGTGACGGGTGACCTCCGAACGATCACGCTCGACCAACTGGAAGAAGCACGCGCGACAATGCGGGTGGCCACGACGGAGAACCTGCCGAGCACCTCAGCGTCGATCACGTTCAGCGACGGCTACCCGCCACTCGCACCGACCGATGGCAACCACGCCCTGCTCGCGCGGTTCAGTCAGGTAAGTCAGGACCTGAGTATGGGCGAAGTAGCAGCAGTGGATCCCCGCAACGCGGGCGCGGCCGACGTCTCGTTCACAGCCGGCCTCGTCGACATGGCCTTGGACGGGCTAGGCCCGGGTGGCGGCAACGCGCACACAGTCGAAGAGTGGATCGATTTGCCGACGTTGGCGATCCAGACCAAACGGGCGGCCGTGCTGATGCATCGGCTCACGTTACGACCGGGTGCCTAA
- a CDS encoding DUF4105 domain-containing protein yields MRCIGQGGFVKRVLLSLFMLSVGAPGAVAQAAPEGPPAEGTVQPREPGSQLRVWLITAAPGDAVWERFGHNAIRVLDTETGWDASYNWGIFDFNQPGFVPRFLKGEMLYMMAPYQTEPMIDSYRETDRQVIMQELAMTSAQKLSLRDLANVNSLPENREYFYDYFRDNCSTRIRDLLDEVLGGSLFEQIGTVDNDLTYRTHTRRLTQIDPIVFTGMDVLLGSPGDVPIFQWEEMFLPMVLRDAIRDATTTDADGNVIPLVLSEEVVVSSTRTPEPARADSWFLRFLLVGVGLGGLLAWSGTKAASGSKPLSALFGTMAAAWSLLAGIFGLVLVLVLLTDHWSMTWNETVLLLNPVSLGLVFLAPFAAMGRTKAGVRAALLSKVVAGIALVGLVAQVMPSTPQSTWMLIAFFLPIHLGVAFGLHRLARTATSS; encoded by the coding sequence ATGCGATGCATCGGCCAGGGCGGATTCGTGAAGAGGGTGCTCTTGAGTCTTTTCATGCTCTCCGTGGGGGCACCAGGAGCCGTTGCTCAAGCGGCGCCAGAGGGACCACCAGCCGAGGGCACCGTGCAGCCGCGGGAGCCGGGGTCCCAACTCCGCGTGTGGCTGATCACTGCCGCGCCAGGGGATGCCGTCTGGGAACGCTTCGGCCACAACGCGATTCGTGTGCTCGATACGGAGACCGGATGGGACGCGTCGTACAACTGGGGCATCTTTGACTTCAATCAACCGGGCTTCGTGCCGCGGTTCCTCAAGGGCGAGATGCTGTACATGATGGCCCCGTACCAGACCGAGCCGATGATCGACTCGTATCGGGAGACGGACCGCCAAGTGATCATGCAAGAACTCGCGATGACTTCCGCTCAGAAACTGAGCCTCCGCGACCTCGCCAACGTCAACTCGCTCCCCGAGAACCGGGAGTACTTCTACGACTATTTCCGCGATAACTGCTCGACGCGTATCCGTGACCTGCTCGACGAAGTGTTGGGCGGTTCACTGTTTGAACAGATCGGTACTGTGGACAATGACCTCACCTACCGCACGCATACGCGTCGACTCACCCAGATCGATCCCATCGTGTTCACGGGGATGGACGTTCTGCTCGGCAGTCCGGGGGATGTCCCGATCTTCCAGTGGGAGGAGATGTTCCTCCCTATGGTGCTCCGAGATGCGATCCGAGATGCGACGACGACGGATGCGGACGGGAACGTGATTCCGCTGGTCCTTAGTGAAGAGGTGGTTGTGTCGTCAACGCGGACCCCAGAGCCCGCTCGGGCCGACTCGTGGTTCCTCCGCTTTTTGTTGGTCGGGGTCGGCCTTGGTGGCCTCTTGGCTTGGTCCGGTACCAAGGCAGCGTCGGGGTCGAAGCCTCTGAGCGCACTGTTCGGGACGATGGCCGCGGCCTGGAGCTTACTGGCCGGGATTTTTGGTCTCGTGCTCGTTCTGGTGCTGCTGACCGATCACTGGTCGATGACCTGGAACGAGACCGTACTGCTCCTGAACCCCGTGTCACTTGGACTCGTGTTCCTGGCGCCGTTCGCCGCCATGGGCCGGACGAAGGCGGGTGTCCGGGCTGCCTTGCTGAGCAAGGTCGTAGCCGGGATCGCGTTGGTCGGATTGGTCGCCCAAGTCATGCCGTCCACCCCGCAATCGACGTGGATGCTGATCGCGTTCTTCCTTCCGATTCACCTGGGCGTGGCGTTCGGGCTGCACCGCCTCGCCCGGACCGCTACCTCCAGCTGA
- a CDS encoding amidase family protein — MTLPYLRRLTLFGMVVLGLAACEPAFVVEETTIADIHTAMEDGRITAEALVQAYLDRIEAYDKNGPSINALITVNDQALARARELDSIYASSGFVGSLHGIPVIVKDNYDTYDLPTTNGILALKHSVPPDDAYQVRMIREAGAIILAKANLAEFATSGAYTVSSVLPGHSRNPYDTRRVTAGSSGGTAAAVAANLGTVGLGTDTGSSIRGPASHQALVGFRLTQGLASRDGIAPLNSARDVGGPIARTVEDAVTVLQVIAGHDPADSITALSEGNIPDSYDAFLDSAGLSGTRIGVLRDFFEVADAEETGPEPTPFERDTTEAEQEEQDDDPPEPRTVHPEILGLIEQALLDMEAAGAVIVDSVEIPHLDSLRRAIPGIGRWRHDFDTYMATRPESPVKTMRDVLDSGDFYPPLRASLARAVEQEGAPEEDEEWAEYWTATEALQAAVIAAMDEADIDVLVYPTYNYPPRLIGDQNTTYGANSGTLSPPTGFPAFNVPMGFSFGTLPAGLQLLGRPFGEPALIRISYAYEQATRHRRPPPSTPPLTGTR; from the coding sequence ATGACGCTCCCCTACCTACGACGGCTGACATTATTCGGCATGGTCGTCCTCGGGCTTGCCGCGTGTGAACCGGCGTTCGTCGTCGAAGAGACCACGATCGCCGACATCCACACGGCCATGGAAGACGGACGCATTACCGCGGAGGCCTTGGTGCAGGCTTACCTCGATCGCATCGAGGCTTACGACAAGAACGGACCGTCGATCAACGCACTCATTACCGTCAACGACCAGGCGCTGGCGCGGGCACGTGAGTTGGACTCGATCTACGCCTCTTCCGGCTTCGTGGGATCTCTCCACGGGATCCCAGTCATCGTAAAGGACAACTACGACACGTACGATCTGCCGACCACGAACGGGATCCTGGCGCTCAAACACTCGGTACCGCCAGACGACGCATACCAGGTGCGAATGATCCGTGAGGCCGGGGCAATCATTTTGGCTAAGGCCAACCTGGCCGAATTCGCGACCAGCGGGGCCTACACAGTGAGTTCGGTCCTGCCGGGGCACTCGCGAAATCCGTACGACACTCGCCGTGTGACTGCTGGCTCAAGCGGAGGGACAGCGGCAGCCGTAGCCGCAAATCTCGGGACCGTCGGCCTCGGCACTGACACGGGCAGCTCCATCCGGGGTCCTGCGTCACATCAGGCGCTCGTGGGCTTTCGGCTGACTCAAGGCCTGGCCAGCCGCGACGGCATAGCGCCGCTGAACTCGGCCCGTGACGTGGGAGGGCCCATCGCGCGAACCGTCGAAGACGCCGTCACGGTTCTGCAAGTGATCGCAGGGCACGACCCAGCCGATTCGATCACCGCATTGAGCGAGGGGAACATCCCAGACTCCTACGACGCGTTCCTGGACAGCGCGGGGCTGTCAGGGACACGGATCGGCGTGCTCCGCGACTTCTTCGAGGTAGCCGACGCAGAGGAGACCGGCCCGGAGCCGACACCCTTCGAACGCGACACGACCGAAGCGGAGCAGGAGGAGCAAGACGACGATCCGCCAGAGCCCCGCACGGTGCACCCGGAGATTCTCGGGCTCATCGAACAAGCGCTCTTGGACATGGAAGCCGCGGGTGCCGTCATCGTCGACTCCGTGGAGATCCCACATCTGGACAGCCTACGTCGAGCGATTCCGGGAATCGGACGGTGGCGCCACGACTTCGACACGTATATGGCGACGCGGCCGGAGTCTCCCGTGAAGACCATGAGGGACGTGCTCGACTCGGGAGACTTCTACCCGCCCCTTCGAGCCAGCCTGGCTCGCGCCGTCGAGCAGGAGGGCGCACCCGAGGAGGACGAGGAATGGGCAGAATACTGGACGGCCACCGAAGCGCTCCAAGCCGCGGTCATCGCAGCAATGGACGAGGCCGATATCGATGTCCTCGTTTATCCGACCTACAACTATCCGCCTCGCCTGATCGGCGATCAGAACACGACGTACGGTGCCAACAGCGGGACGCTCTCGCCCCCGACCGGGTTCCCAGCGTTCAACGTTCCCATGGGCTTCTCATTCGGAACGCTTCCGGCTGGGCTGCAGCTGCTTGGGCGACCGTTCGGTGAACCTGCCCTGATCCGAATCAGTTACGCGTACGAGCAGGCGACGAGGCACCGACGTCCCCCACCATCGACTCCCCCTCTGACCGGCACACGGTAG
- a CDS encoding DUF6265 family protein, producing MNRLRLAFLLAVTLAPLSPQSTDAQSLEATAFMESCLVQDRGGVRSKEIWLAPAGGIMLGMARVVRTGRPASWESGLVHIADGTLVLSESPSGQPTPDFTSAEATAPTLRFENRTHNVPQTIEYRPEGPDAGHARAFRAYQDVEPAFVVTFERAACPGLST from the coding sequence ATGAACAGACTCAGGCTCGCATTCCTCTTAGCGGTGACATTGGCTCCACTGTCTCCTCAGTCGACGGATGCACAATCACTCGAGGCCACAGCGTTCATGGAGAGCTGCTTGGTGCAGGACCGCGGTGGAGTGCGGTCCAAAGAGATCTGGCTGGCCCCAGCCGGAGGGATCATGCTCGGCATGGCCCGCGTCGTTCGTACAGGCCGACCTGCGTCGTGGGAATCAGGGCTCGTCCACATTGCAGACGGGACTCTCGTGCTTTCCGAGTCACCCTCTGGTCAGCCGACACCCGACTTCACTAGTGCAGAGGCGACGGCGCCGACTCTTCGATTTGAGAATCGCACACACAATGTTCCGCAAACCATCGAATATCGACCGGAAGGACCCGATGCGGGGCACGCCAGAGCGTTCAGGGCCTACCAAGATGTGGAACCCGCCTTCGTTGTTACTTTCGAACGCGCGGCCTGCCCCGGACTGAGTACCTGA
- a CDS encoding DUF5916 domain-containing protein, producing the protein MHSRNLLTAVGFSVAVLSSPALVGGGLLSAQSLPAVIGLEAGVQAPEPRGVLDLPRLSGPIVVDGVVDESAWAGIEPLALTMYEPSFRGSSDRRIDLRLAYDDDGIFLAARFHHEDPSDIRAFSVTRDRWSGDDGFGLLLDTFNDNENALRFVGLPLGGKMDMSITGDGQREGGGGRAGGPSGSSWNTFWDMKTRITEDGWEGEMRIPFSSLRFEEGPDGSVVMGLMAYAYEPAAGARWTFPAIPRSRPYTQVSAWQDVRLQGVEPSSPAYLAPYVLGGSVMSTSLPEGGSAYLATTERSYEFGGDLKVTPTSNLTLDLTVNTDFAAVEADQQQVNLTRFSLFFDEKRPFFQERAGIFAFETGADQGVLFYSRRIGLSDGQPLRILGGARLVGRVGSWDVGLIQMQTQKTAALASENFGVLRVRRSVFNPNSFMGGMVTSRVNTAGVYNVTYGVDGQFRIAGDEFVTLKWLQTMQGGDALSDAAATGLDAGRIVVDWTRRRVEGFSYKQSFVWSGESYDPGVGFETRENFSRGQSDWNYQWFPGEESEFRRVWMGVQSNVWWRNVDDRVDTGQFQPFLTLETKPGATLRVSTNSAYEDVPTPFVLSDEADIPAGSYWAHEGAVRFMSPRGWTIQPSVTATAGDFFDGTRVGLNTGLGWAVNRYVDLRFGWDWNRIRFDERSQSFDSNLLRLTARGALDTHLSVDMFVQYNSLTEQATTNARLRYNFREGQDLWLVWNEGLNIERNVLGVPRLPRTSARTLTMKYTHTLIL; encoded by the coding sequence ATGCATTCACGAAATCTCCTCACGGCTGTCGGATTCTCGGTAGCTGTTTTGTCGTCGCCCGCCCTCGTCGGAGGGGGACTTCTCAGCGCACAGTCGTTGCCTGCCGTCATTGGGCTTGAGGCCGGGGTCCAGGCGCCTGAGCCAAGGGGCGTGTTGGACCTGCCGCGTCTCTCTGGGCCGATCGTCGTGGACGGAGTGGTCGATGAGTCGGCCTGGGCCGGTATCGAGCCGCTCGCGCTCACCATGTACGAGCCCTCGTTCCGTGGAAGCAGCGACCGGCGCATCGACTTGCGCCTCGCCTACGATGACGACGGCATCTTCCTCGCCGCGCGCTTCCATCACGAGGATCCTTCCGACATCCGCGCTTTTTCGGTCACCCGGGACCGCTGGTCCGGTGACGACGGCTTCGGGTTGCTACTCGACACGTTCAACGACAACGAGAACGCGCTCCGTTTCGTTGGACTCCCGTTGGGCGGCAAGATGGACATGAGCATCACAGGGGACGGTCAGCGGGAAGGTGGCGGGGGGAGAGCGGGCGGACCGAGCGGTTCTTCGTGGAACACGTTTTGGGACATGAAGACCCGCATCACCGAGGACGGCTGGGAGGGAGAGATGCGCATCCCTTTTTCGAGTCTTCGTTTCGAAGAGGGGCCTGACGGCTCAGTCGTCATGGGGTTGATGGCTTATGCCTATGAGCCGGCGGCGGGGGCGCGCTGGACCTTCCCGGCTATCCCCCGAAGCCGGCCCTATACTCAAGTTTCGGCTTGGCAGGATGTGCGGCTGCAGGGTGTCGAACCGAGTAGCCCGGCCTATCTAGCACCTTATGTACTCGGGGGCTCGGTCATGAGCACGTCGCTGCCTGAGGGTGGGAGCGCCTACTTGGCGACGACGGAGCGGAGCTACGAGTTCGGCGGTGATTTGAAGGTCACGCCGACTTCGAATCTGACTCTCGATCTGACCGTCAACACAGATTTCGCCGCGGTCGAGGCGGATCAGCAACAGGTGAACCTGACTCGCTTTTCGCTGTTCTTCGATGAAAAGCGCCCGTTCTTTCAAGAGCGTGCCGGGATCTTCGCGTTCGAGACTGGGGCAGACCAAGGGGTACTCTTTTACTCTCGGCGCATCGGTCTATCTGACGGACAACCGCTTCGCATTCTCGGCGGGGCTCGACTTGTAGGTCGGGTCGGCAGTTGGGACGTAGGTCTGATCCAAATGCAGACGCAGAAGACCGCTGCGCTCGCCTCCGAGAACTTCGGCGTGCTCCGCGTACGCCGGAGCGTGTTCAACCCGAATTCCTTCATGGGCGGCATGGTGACGAGCCGCGTGAATACAGCCGGCGTATACAACGTCACCTATGGAGTGGACGGGCAGTTCCGCATAGCCGGGGACGAATTCGTGACGCTCAAATGGCTGCAGACCATGCAGGGCGGAGACGCTTTGAGTGATGCTGCCGCTACCGGACTCGATGCAGGCCGGATCGTGGTGGATTGGACCCGTAGACGCGTCGAAGGCTTCAGCTACAAACAGAGCTTCGTTTGGTCGGGGGAGTCTTACGACCCCGGAGTCGGTTTCGAAACTCGCGAGAACTTCAGTCGCGGGCAGAGCGACTGGAACTACCAGTGGTTCCCGGGCGAAGAGTCGGAATTCCGGCGCGTGTGGATGGGGGTTCAGAGCAACGTCTGGTGGCGCAATGTGGACGACCGCGTGGACACCGGTCAGTTCCAGCCGTTCCTCACACTCGAGACCAAGCCTGGGGCGACGCTGCGAGTCTCGACCAACTCCGCGTATGAGGACGTGCCGACGCCGTTCGTGTTGTCGGACGAGGCGGATATCCCGGCTGGGAGTTATTGGGCTCATGAGGGTGCGGTCCGATTCATGTCTCCTCGTGGTTGGACCATCCAGCCGAGTGTGACAGCGACTGCCGGAGATTTCTTCGACGGGACGAGGGTCGGCCTGAACACGGGACTAGGCTGGGCCGTGAACCGGTACGTAGACCTTCGTTTTGGGTGGGATTGGAATCGGATCCGTTTCGACGAACGGAGTCAGAGTTTCGACTCGAATCTGCTGCGCCTCACCGCACGCGGGGCGCTCGACACGCACCTATCAGTCGACATGTTCGTCCAGTACAACTCGCTCACGGAACAGGCCACGACCAACGCACGACTCAGGTACAACTTCCGCGAAGGCCAGGACCTCTGGCTGGTTTGGAACGAGGGGCTGAACATCGAGCGGAACGTGTTGGGTGTGCCTCGGCTCCCCCGGACTTCGGCGCGGACGCTGACCATGAAGTACACGCACACGCTGATTCTATAG